A genomic segment from Meiothermus sp. Pnk-1 encodes:
- a CDS encoding ATP-binding protein: MDQDKDTRQTETPVQLLFKDPEELSRFIDEALSEELGFSLEDPTQGYVQTKATAIIAGRLRDAVEDQFPFALVTGPAGCSKTITSRRFIQKLREDKPDLNTAYIHAPPDFGPQALLDELATNLFITKVANFRTLIGIIHQQLMKRPIVAVIDEAQRMPRESLEVLKYLADESGSTFILVCTEDYARLLRRWRDIESRIGVVAEAKPVELEELLSMPQMAGFKPEVIRKMHELTGGVMRDVLRLVRQIDRAISKNRERGLSRENFAPRHVLTAAQRINLSGGRT, encoded by the coding sequence ATGGATCAGGACAAGGATACACGACAGACCGAGACTCCGGTGCAGCTGTTGTTCAAGGACCCTGAGGAGCTCTCCCGGTTCATCGATGAGGCGCTCAGCGAGGAGCTCGGCTTCTCCCTCGAGGACCCCACCCAGGGCTACGTGCAGACCAAGGCCACGGCGATCATTGCCGGGCGCTTGCGTGACGCCGTAGAGGACCAGTTTCCCTTTGCGCTGGTGACCGGGCCCGCAGGCTGCTCCAAAACCATCACGAGCCGCCGCTTCATCCAGAAACTGAGGGAGGACAAACCCGACCTCAATACCGCCTACATTCACGCGCCGCCCGACTTCGGTCCCCAGGCCCTGTTGGATGAGCTGGCCACCAACCTCTTCATCACTAAGGTGGCTAACTTCCGGACGCTGATCGGGATCATCCACCAGCAGCTCATGAAGCGACCCATCGTGGCCGTGATTGACGAGGCCCAGCGGATGCCGCGGGAGAGCCTAGAGGTGCTCAAATACCTCGCCGACGAGTCGGGGAGCACCTTCATCCTGGTCTGCACCGAGGACTACGCCCGGCTACTGCGCCGCTGGCGCGACATCGAGAGCCGCATCGGCGTAGTGGCGGAGGCCAAACCGGTGGAGCTCGAGGAGCTGCTGAGCATGCCGCAAATGGCCGGGTTTAAGCCCGAGGTCATCAGAAAGATGCACGAGCTTACCGGCGGTGTCATGCGTGACGTGCTGCGGCTGGTGCGCCAGATCGACCGGGCCATCTCGAAAAACCGCGAGAGGGGCCTGAGCCGGGAGAATTTCGCTCCGCGCCACGTGCTCACAGCGGCCCAACGCATCAACCTCAGCGGGGGCCGCACGTGA
- a CDS encoding DDE-type integrase/transposase/recombinase translates to MRPQGRAAKYWVVDLDSLARALDKDVQAEHRWGHLFNPTDEEGGSSRGAQVTPGLAPTVLSLRNPEAIPTHQRQRAQQMLEWLQPLHAELQQLGYGARAQRVREEAARRGVSERHIWRLLGKLAQARDPESGLARKRRTDSGVPRLPEELLRLVMTLWIMHPRYSARRIRRIIELNDPALLRYKPYPRARATNTLSPGTIQRVRRQMERIPAFRVALMDDRGKKEFGRVWVGEVLAERANELWMVDMTRCDTFVYDPYSDKILRLRIHAAIDVFSGAVPAFVFSREEGQAPTDRMLMLGLLEKPDRWAQLWPIWGRPEVIYWDNSKVYRSEKSAQIARTLGIRLEHSLPRVSHSRGNIERFFGVFHNTFERGLPGYAGPDTTERDHQQIARLLHNTRRWIAEGGPDPRDTNDRLLTEEEFKNAALLWLTMDYHREIRKGGKSYQELFLETAPPASRARFNFGDLSLVFSRQERRKVRGNGTVVYEGRTWGLADGSLIAHQGDEVVLLVNDLMPAQNLVVALPVGDRLQVLGPLVPMDFAAGSDEAREMRRRIRAQVKSILEAAEEVRRQFTDPTYRHDRVLERLAAKPEPQTFHLAAPEARLEADPEAQSRAEMQSALEDFLAEGFVLDEEYDLGNDPLSPNGL, encoded by the coding sequence GTGCGTCCCCAGGGGAGAGCGGCGAAGTACTGGGTGGTGGACCTGGATAGCCTGGCTCGAGCCCTGGACAAGGATGTTCAAGCTGAGCACCGGTGGGGACATTTATTCAACCCGACAGACGAGGAGGGGGGCTCTTCGCGGGGTGCCCAAGTCACCCCGGGCCTCGCGCCGACCGTGCTTAGCCTCCGCAACCCCGAGGCCATCCCCACACACCAGCGCCAGCGGGCTCAGCAGATGCTCGAGTGGCTCCAGCCCCTGCACGCCGAACTGCAGCAACTCGGCTACGGGGCCCGCGCCCAGCGCGTGCGCGAGGAGGCTGCCCGTAGGGGGGTATCCGAGCGTCACATCTGGCGCCTGCTGGGCAAGCTGGCCCAGGCCCGTGACCCGGAGAGCGGCCTGGCCCGCAAGCGCCGCACCGATAGCGGGGTTCCCCGCCTGCCGGAGGAACTGCTGCGGCTGGTGATGACCCTCTGGATCATGCACCCGCGCTACAGCGCCCGGCGGATACGCCGCATCATCGAACTCAACGACCCGGCCCTCCTGCGATACAAGCCCTATCCCCGGGCCCGCGCCACCAACACCCTCAGCCCCGGCACCATCCAGCGCGTCCGGCGGCAGATGGAGCGCATCCCGGCGTTCCGGGTGGCGCTGATGGACGACCGGGGCAAAAAGGAGTTTGGCCGGGTGTGGGTGGGGGAGGTGCTGGCCGAGCGAGCCAACGAGCTATGGATGGTCGACATGACCCGCTGCGACACCTTCGTGTACGACCCCTACAGCGACAAGATTTTGAGGCTACGCATCCACGCCGCGATCGACGTGTTCAGCGGCGCGGTCCCGGCCTTCGTCTTCAGCCGGGAGGAGGGGCAGGCTCCCACTGACCGGATGCTGATGCTCGGCCTGCTGGAGAAGCCCGACCGCTGGGCCCAGCTCTGGCCCATCTGGGGCCGGCCCGAAGTCATCTATTGGGATAACAGCAAGGTTTACCGCTCGGAGAAGTCGGCGCAGATCGCCCGCACCCTGGGCATTCGCCTCGAGCACTCCCTGCCCCGCGTCAGCCACAGCCGCGGCAATATCGAGCGGTTTTTCGGGGTCTTCCACAACACGTTTGAGCGCGGTCTTCCGGGCTACGCCGGCCCGGACACCACCGAGCGCGACCACCAGCAGATCGCCCGGCTGCTGCACAACACCCGCCGCTGGATTGCCGAAGGGGGGCCAGATCCCCGCGATACCAATGATCGACTCCTCACCGAAGAGGAGTTCAAGAACGCCGCCCTGCTATGGCTCACGATGGATTACCACCGCGAGATCCGCAAGGGCGGCAAATCATACCAGGAGCTGTTCCTCGAGACCGCGCCGCCTGCGAGCCGGGCCCGCTTCAACTTCGGCGACCTGAGCCTGGTGTTCTCCCGCCAGGAGCGCCGCAAGGTGCGCGGCAACGGCACCGTGGTTTACGAGGGCCGCACCTGGGGCCTGGCCGACGGCAGCCTCATCGCCCACCAGGGGGACGAGGTGGTGCTGTTGGTCAACGACCTGATGCCCGCCCAGAATCTGGTGGTCGCGCTGCCGGTGGGCGACCGGCTGCAGGTGTTGGGCCCCCTGGTTCCGATGGACTTCGCCGCGGGCAGCGACGAGGCGCGGGAGATGCGGCGCCGGATCCGAGCCCAGGTCAAGAGCATCCTCGAGGCCGCCGAGGAGGTGCGGCGGCAGTTCACCGACCCGACCTACCGGCACGACCGGGTGCTCGAGCGCCTGGCCGCCAAACCCGAACCCCAGACCTTCCATCTCGCCGCCCCGGAGGCCCGGCTCGAGGCCGACCCCGAGGCGCAGAGCCGCGCCGAGATGCAGAGCGCACTCGAGGATTTCCTGGCCGAGGGATTCGTGCTCGACGAGGAGTACGACCTCGGCAACGACCCGTTAAGCCCCAACGGTCTGTAG
- a CDS encoding helix-turn-helix transcriptional regulator, with protein MTFMALGQKLRQAMLEHGDTPSDVARRTGLARSTVYAILSGSRGKRPTLMTIQKLADIYGLDLRFFSSEPQHMQPTSRGEE; from the coding sequence ATGACGTTCATGGCACTGGGGCAGAAATTGCGGCAGGCAATGCTCGAGCATGGGGACACGCCCAGCGATGTGGCGAGGAGGACGGGGCTGGCCCGCTCGACGGTATACGCCATCCTCAGCGGCTCGCGGGGGAAGCGCCCAACGCTGATGACAATCCAAAAGTTGGCCGACATCTACGGCCTCGATCTCCGTTTTTTTTCCTCCGAACCTCAACATATGCAGCCTACATCGCGAGGTGAGGAATGA
- a CDS encoding LexA family transcriptional regulator: MSRKLPLEGPFNDWIAERMDELGIQSVEEFARYAKIGRATMHNVIRGRVSPKGTWVKPSIETLELLAIALNRPIQDLIFRLMPNAPGSELMTTRAQVRVPVVGVVGAGPGQDIEVDDGYIFVESAFARGKRLAAYRVYGDSMCAGRRPICDGDIIVANLNDKGDSGSVVVARLVDGTTVCKALKVDRFGAHLMSLNPMYTNSTPPMIPASEVAEIVGKVIMVQGQL; this comes from the coding sequence ATGAGTCGAAAGTTGCCGTTGGAGGGCCCGTTTAATGATTGGATTGCGGAGCGGATGGATGAGCTAGGCATTCAATCCGTTGAGGAGTTCGCTCGGTACGCGAAAATTGGCCGAGCCACCATGCACAACGTTATCCGGGGCCGGGTTTCGCCCAAGGGTACCTGGGTCAAACCCTCCATCGAGACCCTCGAGCTGCTGGCGATCGCCCTGAACCGGCCGATCCAGGATCTCATATTTCGGCTCATGCCCAACGCTCCCGGCAGCGAGCTGATGACCACGCGCGCGCAAGTCCGGGTGCCGGTCGTGGGAGTAGTCGGAGCGGGTCCTGGTCAGGACATCGAGGTTGACGACGGGTATATCTTCGTCGAGTCCGCATTTGCGCGGGGGAAACGGCTGGCGGCCTACCGGGTCTACGGGGATAGCATGTGCGCCGGCCGCCGGCCGATCTGCGACGGAGACATCATCGTCGCCAACCTGAACGACAAGGGTGACTCCGGCTCAGTGGTGGTGGCCCGCCTGGTCGACGGCACCACGGTGTGCAAAGCGCTGAAGGTCGACAGGTTCGGGGCCCACCTGATGAGCCTCAACCCGATGTACACCAACAGCACCCCGCCGATGATCCCCGCCAGCGAGGTTGCCGAGATCGTCGGAAAAGTCATCATGGTCCAGGGACAGCTCTGA
- a CDS encoding phage protease — MENRFAQLLTRISLSEGALPARVPLHPFGEFTANGGSMRFRFDADSLERVKAQLREKGVPFVIDLHHATLKVEEGKAAEAPAMGFIHDVEVEGDTVYGIVEWTPLGQEKAAQGGFAFISPVLYYTEDGHVVGYHSHALTNRPGTDHQRRIGLEEKMDWLKQMLGLPQDATDEQVKAALEAVQGKARLGDLLMQTLEISSPELTPELRGRIIRMAANEGLVEQVNQLRQALEAQASERKKEQIETLIRQALEDGRIPAQDDARIKFWRDQAAKDLEGTRAALEMMPRLVPTAPITTPAKPTDGVAVLEADLHVASLLGLSEDELKKYGGK; from the coding sequence ATGGAGAACCGCTTCGCCCAGCTCCTCACCCGTATCTCCCTCTCGGAGGGGGCCCTGCCCGCGCGCGTGCCGCTTCACCCCTTCGGGGAGTTCACCGCCAACGGCGGGAGCATGCGCTTCCGCTTCGATGCGGACAGCCTCGAGCGGGTCAAGGCCCAACTGCGGGAGAAAGGCGTGCCGTTCGTGATCGACCTCCACCACGCCACCCTCAAGGTCGAGGAGGGCAAGGCCGCCGAAGCCCCTGCGATGGGCTTCATCCATGACGTGGAAGTCGAGGGGGACACGGTTTACGGGATCGTGGAGTGGACCCCACTGGGCCAGGAGAAGGCGGCACAGGGCGGTTTTGCGTTCATTTCCCCGGTGCTGTACTACACCGAGGATGGGCATGTCGTGGGCTACCACAGTCACGCGCTAACGAATCGGCCCGGCACCGACCATCAACGCCGGATCGGATTGGAGGAAAAGATGGATTGGCTCAAGCAAATGTTGGGCCTTCCCCAGGACGCTACCGACGAGCAGGTCAAGGCCGCGCTCGAGGCCGTCCAGGGAAAGGCCAGGCTGGGCGATCTGCTTATGCAGACGCTCGAGATCAGCTCACCCGAGCTGACGCCCGAGCTGCGCGGGCGCATCATCCGTATGGCGGCCAACGAGGGCCTGGTCGAACAGGTTAACCAGCTCCGCCAGGCGCTGGAGGCCCAGGCCTCCGAACGTAAGAAGGAGCAGATCGAGACCCTCATCCGGCAGGCGCTTGAGGACGGCCGCATCCCGGCTCAGGACGATGCCCGCATCAAGTTCTGGCGCGACCAGGCCGCCAAAGACCTCGAGGGCACCAGGGCCGCCCTCGAGATGATGCCCAGGCTGGTGCCCACCGCCCCGATCACCACCCCCGCCAAGCCCACCGACGGGGTCGCCGTACTCGAGGCCGACCTCCACGTCGCCTCGCTGCTGGGCCTCTCCGAAGACGAGCTCAAGAAATACGGAGGTAAGTGA
- a CDS encoding Mu-like prophage major head subunit gpT family protein yields the protein MIINSANLQALRKNFRALAALGMSQATPRWSQLAMLAPSTTGENTYGWLKDIPGMREWVGDRVIHNISEAEYTIRNKQFELTVGVKRSHIEDDNLGVYRPMFEALGAQVAYSPDELVFGLLPAGFSEKCWDGKTFFATDHPVKKGVTFSNKGTKKLSAANFEAALAQMQSLKNAAGQPLRVFMGEGDMAPLLVVGPTNRATALGIVGVQQLANGADNPNYRAARVLVLPELTGPYADMWFLADTTKPVKPLIFQRRKEPEFVALDNPEDPNVFHKDEYLYGYDDRKAAGYGFPQLMYGSTGEEA from the coding sequence GTGATCATCAACTCCGCGAATCTGCAAGCATTGCGCAAAAACTTCCGCGCTCTGGCCGCACTCGGCATGAGCCAAGCCACCCCTCGCTGGAGCCAGCTCGCCATGCTGGCTCCCAGTACCACCGGTGAAAACACCTATGGGTGGCTGAAGGACATCCCCGGTATGCGCGAATGGGTCGGCGACCGGGTCATCCACAACATCTCCGAGGCCGAATACACCATCCGCAACAAGCAGTTCGAACTGACCGTGGGCGTCAAGCGCTCTCACATCGAGGACGATAACCTCGGGGTATATCGACCCATGTTCGAGGCCCTGGGAGCTCAGGTGGCCTACAGCCCCGACGAGCTGGTCTTCGGCCTGCTGCCCGCTGGCTTCAGCGAGAAGTGCTGGGACGGGAAAACCTTCTTCGCCACCGATCACCCGGTCAAGAAGGGCGTCACTTTCTCCAACAAGGGCACCAAGAAGCTCAGCGCCGCCAACTTCGAGGCCGCCCTGGCCCAAATGCAGAGCCTCAAGAACGCCGCCGGGCAGCCCCTGCGGGTGTTCATGGGGGAAGGAGATATGGCCCCTTTGCTGGTGGTGGGACCCACCAACCGGGCCACAGCGCTGGGCATCGTCGGCGTACAGCAGCTCGCCAATGGGGCCGATAACCCCAACTACCGGGCCGCGCGGGTGTTGGTGCTACCCGAGCTGACCGGGCCCTACGCCGATATGTGGTTCCTCGCCGACACCACCAAACCGGTCAAGCCCCTGATCTTCCAGCGCCGCAAGGAGCCCGAGTTCGTAGCCCTGGACAACCCGGAGGATCCCAACGTCTTCCACAAGGACGAGTACCTCTACGGCTACGACGACCGGAAGGCCGCGGGCTATGGGTTCCCCCAGCTCATGTACGGCTCGACCGGCGAGGAGGCCTAG
- a CDS encoding gp436 family protein, whose amino-acid sequence MGAYITRNDIGNAIAEDVLKYLVDDERQGAITPAGEERIEQRIQDAESEVNSYLAQRYTLPLPEVPPVLKARTLDIAVYRLFLRRGIRPGSADESVIDQYRLAVSWLKDVATGKASLTFANGLQGSDGAKVDGGSKPRITAQPRRFSRDSLEDF is encoded by the coding sequence GTGGGCGCGTACATTACCCGCAATGACATCGGCAACGCCATCGCCGAGGACGTGCTGAAGTACCTGGTGGACGACGAGCGCCAGGGGGCCATCACGCCCGCGGGCGAGGAGCGCATCGAGCAACGTATTCAGGATGCCGAATCCGAGGTGAACTCCTATCTCGCCCAGCGCTACACGCTGCCCCTACCCGAGGTGCCCCCGGTCCTGAAGGCCCGCACCCTGGACATCGCGGTCTACCGCCTGTTCTTGCGCCGCGGCATCCGGCCCGGCAGCGCCGACGAGAGCGTGATCGATCAGTATCGGCTGGCGGTGTCCTGGCTCAAGGACGTGGCGACCGGCAAGGCCTCGCTCACCTTCGCCAACGGGCTCCAGGGCTCCGACGGCGCCAAGGTGGACGGAGGGTCCAAGCCCCGCATCACGGCGCAACCCCGGCGCTTCAGCCGGGACAGCCTGGAGGACTTCTGA
- a CDS encoding phage virion morphogenesis protein has protein sequence MGVRISGDLEGLERRLRSMRDLSLRPAARKIGEALVSSSIRRFNEQKAPDGTPWQPLAASTIAPRKRDFTRSGRLRKSAERRLVNRKILIQTARLRNSIAFTVNGTTVAVGTNVVYAATHQFGAKAGAFGRTSRGQAIPFGDIPARPFLGISREDQVEIERILKGGLDTL, from the coding sequence ATGGGCGTGCGCATCAGCGGTGACCTCGAGGGCCTCGAGCGCCGGCTGCGCAGCATGCGCGACCTCTCCCTACGCCCCGCAGCCCGCAAGATCGGCGAGGCGCTGGTCTCCAGTAGTATCCGTCGCTTCAACGAGCAGAAGGCCCCCGACGGCACCCCCTGGCAGCCCCTGGCCGCCTCCACCATCGCCCCACGCAAGCGGGACTTCACTCGCTCTGGACGGTTACGCAAGAGCGCCGAGCGTCGGCTAGTGAATCGCAAGATCTTGATCCAAACCGCACGGCTGCGCAATTCCATCGCATTCACGGTCAACGGCACCACGGTCGCGGTAGGGACCAACGTGGTCTATGCCGCCACCCACCAGTTCGGGGCCAAAGCCGGGGCCTTCGGCCGGACCTCCAGAGGCCAGGCCATCCCCTTCGGCGACATCCCGGCGCGGCCCTTCCTGGGAATCTCCCGGGAGGACCAGGTTGAGATCGAGCGCATCCTCAAGGGGGGGCTGGACACGCTATGA
- a CDS encoding DUF2586 family protein codes for MARLPGVYPEIQDGGLGIVAPAGDGQRVIVGVSSAGPVNQVVAVSDLGDVPSKLGTGPLARAVADQLAFGGGQVYAVRGSADVAGVVTPDAANPTTPAVTITGNPLDAYELVVTITKAGAIGTSAFTYSLDGGDTVSAQIATAATYTIPGTGLTLNCAVGNYVLDSVYKFNATAPKLSVSSAQAAIRAALNTNLLYEYIQLAQPSDAATWAALDALAVEAANNFRYIFFLAETVPPDAATDVDTWVNARLAEMASFSSKHVAVVAAYGEVVDTLTGRIEVQSLAARIGARLSASPVHVKASWVRPGPLPGVVEIAPFVISGTVKSTTFTNAHALALEQAGFTTVYKLEGLSGVFVVEDRMAAAPTSDFKVIANRRVVNKAVQQVRQALLPYVQQDQDPTAASATLKAMEADAQQSLNAMIARGEAVRATVVIPPGQDILATSQITIRVRIVPKGYSREIILDLGLENPFKTA; via the coding sequence ATGGCACGTCTACCGGGCGTATATCCAGAAATCCAGGACGGCGGGCTTGGCATCGTCGCACCCGCAGGTGACGGGCAGCGGGTAATTGTGGGGGTATCCAGCGCGGGGCCCGTGAACCAGGTCGTCGCCGTGTCCGACCTCGGCGACGTGCCGAGCAAGCTGGGCACCGGCCCGCTGGCCCGCGCGGTGGCCGATCAGCTCGCCTTCGGCGGCGGTCAGGTCTACGCGGTGCGCGGCAGCGCGGACGTGGCGGGCGTGGTCACCCCCGACGCGGCGAACCCCACCACCCCGGCCGTCACCATCACCGGCAACCCGCTTGACGCCTACGAGCTGGTGGTGACCATCACCAAGGCCGGAGCTATCGGCACCAGCGCCTTCACCTACAGCCTGGACGGCGGAGACACGGTGTCGGCGCAGATCGCTACCGCCGCCACCTATACCATTCCGGGTACGGGCTTGACGCTCAACTGCGCCGTGGGCAACTATGTACTGGACTCGGTATACAAGTTCAACGCCACCGCCCCCAAGCTCTCGGTAAGTAGCGCCCAGGCCGCGATTCGGGCCGCCCTCAACACCAACCTGCTCTATGAGTACATCCAGCTCGCCCAGCCCTCCGACGCAGCCACGTGGGCCGCGCTGGACGCTCTGGCGGTCGAAGCGGCCAACAACTTCCGCTACATCTTCTTCCTGGCCGAAACCGTGCCTCCGGACGCGGCTACCGACGTGGACACCTGGGTCAACGCTCGCCTGGCCGAGATGGCTAGCTTCAGCTCCAAGCACGTGGCGGTCGTGGCCGCCTACGGCGAGGTGGTCGACACCCTCACCGGGCGCATCGAGGTACAGAGCCTGGCTGCACGTATCGGGGCCCGCCTAAGTGCTAGCCCGGTACACGTCAAGGCCTCCTGGGTACGGCCTGGGCCGCTGCCTGGTGTAGTGGAGATCGCCCCTTTCGTTATCAGCGGCACGGTTAAGTCCACCACGTTCACCAATGCTCACGCCCTGGCCCTAGAGCAGGCCGGCTTCACCACGGTCTACAAACTCGAGGGCCTTTCCGGGGTGTTCGTGGTGGAGGACCGGATGGCCGCCGCGCCCACCTCCGACTTCAAGGTCATCGCCAACCGGCGGGTGGTCAACAAGGCGGTCCAGCAGGTGCGGCAGGCCCTCCTGCCCTACGTACAGCAGGACCAGGACCCCACGGCGGCCAGCGCCACACTGAAGGCGATGGAGGCCGACGCCCAGCAGTCGCTGAACGCCATGATCGCGCGCGGCGAGGCGGTGAGGGCTACGGTGGTGATCCCGCCCGGCCAGGATATCCTCGCCACCTCGCAGATCACCATCCGCGTGCGCATCGTGCCCAAGGGCTACTCGAGGGAGATCATCCTCGATCTCGGGCTCGAGAATCCCTTCAAAACCGCTTGA
- the mraZ gene encoding division/cell wall cluster transcriptional repressor MraZ → MPFGEYQYSLDDKGRVVIPQAFRNFVEDGVVITRGLEGCLYMFPLLTWSNIEKQLLNLPLTDMEAQKFVRFFYSGAYKTQMDSASRVMIPPPLRKFAAMEESNDVVVAGAPTRLELWSEARWWESINKVLENPPAPEALKTLVG, encoded by the coding sequence ATGCCGTTTGGTGAATACCAATACAGCCTTGACGACAAAGGAAGGGTTGTAATCCCTCAAGCCTTTCGTAACTTCGTGGAGGACGGTGTGGTGATCACCCGCGGGCTCGAGGGCTGCTTGTACATGTTCCCCCTCTTAACCTGGTCCAACATCGAGAAGCAACTCTTAAACCTTCCCCTCACCGATATGGAAGCCCAAAAATTCGTGCGCTTTTTCTACTCGGGAGCTTACAAAACCCAGATGGACAGCGCCTCGCGGGTGATGATCCCTCCCCCTTTGCGCAAGTTCGCGGCGATGGAGGAATCCAACGATGTGGTAGTAGCCGGGGCGCCCACCCGGCTCGAGCTGTGGAGCGAGGCGAGGTGGTGGGAGAGCATCAATAAGGTCCTGGAAAATCCCCCGGCCCCCGAAGCCCTCAAAACGTTGGTTGGTTGA
- the rsmH gene encoding 16S rRNA (cytosine(1402)-N(4))-methyltransferase RsmH, translating to MDKPLFHSPVLYHEALEYLNVKPGGLYVDATLGGGGHTQGILQRGGRVVGFDQDPAAIERARNFLLPGLSPEQLTLVEANFRYLQAELQSCGVRQVDGVLADLGVSSFHFDDPKRGFSYRLEGPLDMRMAKEGRTAAEVVNELEVEELARILRELGEESKAWRIARCIEEARRKKPIQTTTELAEIVRRATGFRGAGHPARKTFQALRIYVNDELGALRELLQAAVNVLAPQGRLVVISFHSLEDRIVKHFLRNEPRLRVLTKKPLEPSEEEALKNPRARSAKLRAAERLREAA from the coding sequence ATGGACAAACCCCTCTTCCATAGCCCCGTCCTTTACCACGAAGCCCTGGAATACCTGAACGTGAAACCCGGGGGGCTCTATGTGGACGCAACCTTGGGCGGAGGCGGCCATACCCAGGGCATCTTGCAACGGGGAGGCCGGGTAGTGGGGTTCGATCAAGATCCTGCCGCCATCGAAAGGGCTCGGAATTTCCTGCTTCCAGGTCTATCTCCGGAACAACTCACGTTGGTAGAGGCCAATTTCCGTTACCTTCAAGCCGAGCTCCAATCTTGTGGCGTTCGGCAGGTGGACGGGGTACTCGCCGACTTAGGGGTCTCGAGCTTCCACTTCGATGATCCCAAGCGCGGCTTCAGCTATCGCTTAGAAGGCCCCCTCGATATGCGTATGGCCAAGGAGGGCCGAACCGCCGCTGAGGTGGTCAACGAGCTCGAGGTGGAGGAGCTCGCCCGCATCCTGCGCGAGCTGGGAGAGGAGTCCAAGGCCTGGCGCATCGCCCGCTGCATCGAGGAAGCCCGCCGAAAAAAACCCATCCAGACCACCACCGAACTCGCTGAGATCGTGCGGCGGGCTACGGGCTTCCGGGGAGCCGGTCACCCTGCCCGTAAGACCTTTCAGGCCTTGCGTATCTACGTGAACGATGAGCTAGGGGCCCTGCGAGAGCTGCTCCAGGCCGCCGTGAACGTGCTGGCGCCCCAGGGGCGGCTAGTCGTGATCAGCTTTCACTCCCTTGAAGACCGCATCGTCAAGCATTTTCTGCGCAACGAACCGCGCTTGCGGGTGCTTACCAAGAAGCCGCTCGAGCCTAGCGAGGAAGAAGCCCTCAAGAACCCTCGAGCCCGTAGCGCCAAGCTGCGCGCCGCCGAACGGCTTAGGGAGGCCGCATGA